A segment of the Agrobacterium tumefaciens genome:
AACACCGATAGGCGACATTCCTCGGTCACAGCCAGGCAAGCGAACGCCACGGACGTGGAACATCTTGCCTTCTGGCACTCGGCGCTTCTTGCCGTCTTCCGTCACCTCGTAATAGCGATTGTTCCGACCGTCTTTTGACCGGCACACATCGACACTGAGGGGATGGAGAGGATTTAGCGCGACGAGCCGCTCGCCGTTCATTTTCTTCTCTGCGAAGAAGTTTCCGTCAAGAAGCAAGCACATCGCTGCCATCGACCAGAACTCTGGCGCAGTGTCGTCCATGTTCGGCATGTCGTGCAGAAGCTCGTAAAGCGGAGCATTCTTGTCGACTGTAACGCCGTCCTCGCCATAGACGATGCAAGGTAACGTGCCAGCCGCGTTCTGCACTAGATTGACGCACGCCCATACCGCATCAAGCGAAAGGGCACTCTCAATCGTGACTGTCTCCCCGGACGTGGTGCCGAGGCCGAAGAAGCCTCGCCAAAACTCGCCGTCGGTGAGCTTGATAGGCCTTCCGACCCATCTATCTAAAAAGCCCATCAGGCCTCACCACTAGGTTGCCGTCACCAGGTGACAGAAATGATATTGTTGACGAAGTCGTCTATGTTTCCACTCTCGCCACCCTCGTACGTCCCCGCCATCGCGGTCGCCATAGCAAGGGCAACGGCTCCGTCGATGCGGCGTTCGCGGTTGTGCTTGACCAGCTTTCGGTTGCCGGCAGGATCTGCCTTCACGGTGGCATTCATCATGCACATCGTCAGAACTGGGTGATCACCGTGAGCGAGATTGCCGTTGAGGATGACGCCCTCCAACTCGCGAAGAGCCGGAGACATAGACTGGAAGCCCTGCCCGAAAGGCTGGAATACTGCGTCTTCGCCTTCAAGTTGATCGTCGGTAAAGCCAGCCTTCTGCAGCCAAGGCTTCAGATGCCGAAAATTCCAACGGTCAAACGCGATTTTGCGGATGTCCATGTCTTCGAACTGGTCGCGCAGGTGATTGGCGACGAACTCGTAATCGACTGTTCTACCGGGTGCGGCCTCAAGATGGCCAGCGTCATGCCAGGTATCATAAGGCACGCGGTCGGCCTTGGCTTTCGCGCGTATCCCGTCGCCCGGCAACCAGAACGTCGGCCGCACATGCCAAATGGTCTTACCTTCCTGCTCTTTTGGCGCCATCAGCACCAGAGCAGTCAAGTCGCTCACCTCAGAAAGATCGAGCCCGCCAAAGACAGGGAGACCATCAAAGTCCACAACTCGAGCGTTGCACGCTCGCCAAATAGCCGGCGACACAAACGGAGCATTGGCATCGATCCTGCTGTTGAGGTGCAACCAGCGAAAACTGGCCTCTTCGGTTGGCATACGTGATGCACGGTCTGCGTCGTCGCGTACGGATGAAACTGACTTGAACACATTGAGTGCGGGGTTAGCGGCAGCCCAACAGTCCTCGTCCATCACATCGCAATCGACGGGAGCCGAATAAACATGGCTTACCGTTCTCGGCGTCTTTGACGCTTCCGCGTCATCAAGCCAACGGCTGAACAGGTCGTTATCTGTCGCGGCCTGGGTGGATATTCCGAAGATAATCGCTTCGTCGCCGTGAGCGCCCATCGACGTGACAATCGCCTCAACGAAATCATCGGTTGGACCCCGTATCTGCCCCAGCTCATCGAGAACGGCGACCCTCGGACTGCCGCCGTGAGCGCTTTTAGCCTCAGCGGAGCTCGCCTTGTAGGTCACGTTCTTTTTCAGCCCTACGATAGTCTTCCCAGAAGGGATAATCCGGTACAGGCCCTTAAGCTTGGGAGACAGCATCAGCATTTTACTGCTGTAGTTGTAGACTTCCGCAGCCTGTTCGCGCGACCTAGCACCCGACATAATTCGACTATTGAGTGACGCCTCCGGCCCAATAATGTGAGCCAGCGTCAAGCAAGCTATGAGGCCGGTCTTCCCATTCTTCCTGGCGATGGAGAGATATGCTCTGCCTGTACCCGCTGGGTTGTCGTAACAGGCAAGAATGAAACATTCCTGAAACGGTAGGAGAACAATCTGCTTGCCTACAAGTTTTCCCTCCGGCACGGCGAGCATTTCTGCAAATCTGCAGACCTTCTCCCCGCGAGTCAGTTCGTTTACAGGAAGGTTGCGCCAGTCTCTTCGACGAGGAACCGGGCCGCATTTGATGGCATCCAGCACGTTCTGCGGCCAACTCAAATCTTGGCCAATCATTCATCATCCTCTACGCTAGCAGTTCGTCGTCCACACTCGCACCCGCCTCGATATCTTTTGCTGCCTCTCGTCGCTTCGCGGCATCGCGTGCCTCACCCTGCACGGCTCGCGCATGCAGCGCCAGCGATCGGCGAAACGACAGAATGGAAGAAGCGTGCATCTGGACGATGGCCTTGCGCGGGTTCGCCAGCGGCGTCCCTTTCTCGCTGTATGCAACCGAACCTTCGGTGCGGAGCAGATCCTGCTCCCTCACAAGGTCGGCCATCGTGCGCGCCAGCATCGCGGCGATCTCAAGCTGATGCGCCGACCATTCGGCGCGGGCGTATTCAGCAATGACGTTCTTGAAAAAAGGTACGTCGCCGTCGTCGAGCGGCACGTTTTCAGGAAACTCAATCTCCTCGGCGGCCGCAGAGGCAATCCTCACGGCCTCAGCAACGCTGTCTACGCGGCTCTTCTTCTCAGACATGCGAAATCCCCTCGCGCACGCGCGCTTGCGCACGCGCTAGGCAAAAATCTGTGTTTGCACTTGCGTTGTGTTACCTCGGCGGTCCTTGGCCGGTCGGCCCTAGACTTCCGATGCCCCCCTACCCACCGACATCGACCGGATATCCGTCGACCCCAATCACCACCGCCTGCTGGCCTCGCTCAATGCGAGCCTTGAACGTGTCGTGGCATGGAGCGCATAGTGATTGCAGGTTACCTGGGTCGTAGAACAAAGCTTCATCGCCCTTATGTGGCTTGATGTGGTCACACACCGTAGCCTCGGTGACATCCTCAATGGCCAAGCAGAACCGACACAAAGGCTCGGCAGCAAGATGAGCCTCACGAAGTCGCGCCCATCGTGCTTTCTTGTAGAGACGACGGTAAAGTGCAGCTTCTGCTGAGCGGCCGTAGGGGTTGGGCATTGTGTTGCCTGTGAGTATGTGGCGGTGCGCAGCTGGAGTTGAACCAACATCGACGGTTTTGGAGACCGTTGCCTTACCGTTAGGCGATACGCCCTCAGAAAACAAAAGCGGCCCGCTCAACCAGCAAAGGGAACGGGCCGCACGATCACCATGCAAGCGGAGGAGTACGCGCATGGGATTGGTTGCGGAGGTGAGATTCGAACTCACGGCCTTCAGGTTATGAGCCTGTCGAGCTACCAGACTGCTCTACTCCACGTGATAGTTACCCAAAGCTCAGAGGCTGCAACAAGTGCAGCATGGCGATGGGTCCGACGCTTAGAGCGCTCGGAGCGTGGTGGGGTTCGCAACTACGTTGCGCCACCCCTTCACATTACTCTCTCCGAGATCGCGGAATTTAAACACGTCGCCCAAGTTTTTCTATTGTCGCCATTAGATTGTCATTTGCTGCAATAAGCGCTCGTTTCCCACCGCCGTTATATTTGGCGTACTTCGGTGACTGCCCTACAGCGACACCAACGTCCTGGTATGTCTGCGCTGTTTTCACCGCCTCCAATACAACCCTGTCTTCGTCCTTCAACTCATCGACCGCGTCGAACCATTCCTTGCGATCAGCCATCGCAGTAACGATGTCCTGCCACATCATGGATCCACCGCCAGCGCATGTGGTCTTTTGCATCCCCAGAAAGCTATCTGCGATCTTGGCCGAGCCACACGGTAGTCCATCAGGGCAGCGAGTGAATGTAACCTTGCTCATGTCGGTGTTGGCGTAAGCCTTGGCTAGCTCCGTTCGCGCCTCGTCTGCCGTCATTCTCACGCGCGGCCCTTTATGCTTCTTACCGGTAAGGTATCTGGCCTTCTTGGTGTCGAGCATGTCAGCGAAGTATTGGTTGCTTTCGGTGACCTCTTGCGGGTTGTCGTCTCCACCTAACGCAACATCCACCTTGTCGCGAGATCCTAGCAGTGAGCCTGCCGGCATCCTTGCAGCGTATTCCTCCACACCGCCATCAATGGTGAGGCGATAAGCCTTCTCAGTCTGGGTGCCGTCGCTGAACCGCAATTTACCGATCCGGACTATCTGCCCTGCTTCGTTGCGCTCAACCTCGCCTGTTGCCACGTTCTTCATGATCTCGGCCACCGATGGGGTAACCAGCCTTTTGCGATCGTGCTTCAGGTCTTCGATTTCATCCGGGTTGTTGTCATTCGCTGGAACGACAGACCAATTGGTCTGTAGCGGCTCAGGGTCGTGATCTGGCTCGGTCACGAAGCGGCGGACTGCCGCGAGCTGCTCTGCAAGTGATCCGTGTCTGGTCATATCGTCTCCCCTGTGGTGCTGACGCGTGGTAGGCGCCTCTACTGCTGCTTTGTGTTGTCGTTGTCGGCCAGCCAGCCTTTGACCAGTGTTACCGCCTTGCTGGCAGCTTCTGCTGTGGACGTGAACCGCACGACCTCAACTGGATGACCAAGTCTTGCGAGTGATGCATGTCGATCAACCTGAGCCGGAGACAGCCGACCTTTACCGACCTTGTTCTCGATCATCCGCAACACGCCGCCCTTGAGATAAATCCGCAGATCAGCTTCGCCTGGCGTCATGCCGGTTGCGATGGCGTCAGCTTGGGCGCGCGGTCCGCGCTTCGCGCTGTTCATGTCGCCTGCCAGCAGGAACTGGCGGCCGTACTCTGGGAGCGAACGCAGGGCTCTGACTTGGGCAGCCTGCCCTTCGCTTTCCTTGATCGGGGCGTCGACCACGGAGACCTTGCCCTTGGACGAAGTACGGATGACGACACGCTTGCCGTTGATGCGGGTTGTTTGCTGCATGCTGGCCTCCTCTGGTGGTGTGGTGTCGTGGTGGCGACACACATACTTTCAGCAAGAGGGTCGAAAACGGGTAGTCGAATTGTGAAATATTTTTTAGCCAAAAGAAAAGACCGGCGTTCAGCCGGCCTTTGGACTAGTGCTCGTCACCGCGATGCGGACATCGCTTCATCAGCTTTTTGATCGTGCGCCGATCTCCGCCGAAGCGATCCATGACCTCGACGGCCTTTGGCAGACTGACCGAGTATTCCTGTTGCAATTGCTCGACGGTGTATGGCTGCGTTTCATTGTCTGGCATTGCGGCCTCCTTCTGACCCGCAAATGCGACCACCCTGATTCGAGTTCCATTCAAAAGGCAGGTTGCATATCAACCGCCCTTATGCCCGCCGCCCGTTGCCCAGATAAATCATCTTGAGAACCGTGCGCGCGGCACACCGCCCTGCACGGTTGCACGTGTAGGGGTATATATTAAATATATACCCTACTAAACGTGCACTAACCGGGCAGCGCTGTGCAGGTGTCTCCGCCCGGATGTGCACAGTTACTGCACGGATAGAATTTTGGTATCCGTGCAAACTTTAACGCGAATTTTATGATGCTTCTTGGTTGTATTGCTGATTGTCGTTTGCGGCTTCGGTCTCGTACCAGAACTCGTGTAGATCGACGCCATCGAAGATGTTGAAGTTGTGGTGGATGAGCCAAGAAATCTGCTTAACGGTGAAATGCGGCGCAACGCCCTGGGCCGTCAGGCGCATTATCGTTTTTTGATATCGCCACTCGTCGATGGTCTTATCGCTCTTTTCAGAATTGCATTGTGCGCACGATGGCACGAGGTTTTCCAGCCTGTTCGAGCCGCCGCGTGACGAAGGAATCGCATGATCAATGTGGTACTTCTCGCCGAAATTCACCCCGCAATAATAGCAAAGACCACCCGTTTTTCTAAGCACGGCCTCCTGTACCATAGGTCTAACGGCGTGCCACGGCATAGTTGCGTAATTCATTAAGCCTCCCTCGGCCAATCTTTCGGCCGGTATCCCTCGTCATACGCAAGCATTAGCAGCGCGACGTGCGTTGGTATTTGGCGTGGGTTCTTTTCGCGCTCATAAGTGCTGACGGTGAGGGCAGTCGCGTATTGTAGAACCTGCGAAAGCTGGGCCTGCGTGAGGCCCAGTCTCTGTCGGATTGCTCGGAATTCGGCGTTGGTCATGCGGCTTTTAATTCTGCCTCTCGACGAAGGCGCTCCCTAACTGCACGGTCCTGTATCTCGATCTCACGGCTGCGGAGCAGAAAACGCTCGCAGAAGTCGCGGTCTTCTTGCGCCAGTGCGTAGGTGAAAAATGTGCCCTGTGACATGAATTTTGGATCGCGGACGATAGCGATCATATCGTCCGTGTAATCGTTGTTCCAAAACTCGTGGTCGGTGAGCGCCGGGCGTGCAGTTTCAGCCATCATGCGAGCCTTCTTGAGTGCTTCCATATGGGTGATATTCACGCTTAAGCCTCCTGCTTTCGTACAACGACGTAGCCCTGCGCCTCAAGGTGGGCGGCAACCATATCAGCGACAATTTTGTCAGTCGTGCACGTTTCGCTAACTATCAGACGGGCCGCGTTGTTTGTCAGGGCGGTCACAAAGTATGTCATTACTGTCTCCTCAGTGGTGTTGGTAAGTACGCATATAGGCTAATACGACTAGTAAGTCAATAAGCCTACAAAAGAAAAAGGGGCCGAAGCCCCTATTCTTGCTTGTACCGCCTTTTCACGCCGCCCTCACAAACACCGCCAGCTCCCGCCTGACCGGATCCCGCTCCTCCCGCTCGACCAGCGCACCTTCACGCATAAGGGCAGTCACAAGACTGGCCGCACGCTTGCGCTGCACGCTATCGTCCAAATCCAGCCCCACAGCGTACGCGACAGCGCCGCCTACCCAGTTCTTGGCCTTCGGTGACTTCTTGTAATCGGACGCGCTCACAGCCGCCAGAATGGACGCACGCTGGTCTCCTGTGAGGTCGCCTGCTACATCCTCGGCGCTCGGCCACTGCCATTCCGTCACCACCGGCGCAAAGTCCTGCGGCTGAGCAAGGCCGGTTCCGTTGCCAAGCGGCGTCGACACCAGATGACGCCACTCCGCCTTATGCGAAAGCGGCGTCAGGTTGGACTTTCCATAGGTCGTATAGAAGTAGCCGAATCGGTCACCTTCGCTAATTCCCGCATCCTTGGCTTGATCGGCCGACATCCGGTTAAGGACGCGGACGGAGCGCGCAGCACCGATCAGTGACACGGCCCCTCGAGCATCTTCAACTGTCGCCTCTCGGTCAGCCACCTTGCGCAGGTGGTGCACGATGTCGATCGAGCAGTTGGTATAGTCGGCGATCTGCGCCCAAAGCTTAGCCACCTTGTCGATCGCGCCGTTGTCGTTCTCATTGACGCCGTGCGTGGACACGAACGGGTCGACAATCATTACGTCGATGCCATTGCGCTCGATCTGCTCGACCACCGCCTCGACGATAGGCTGCTGAATACGCACACCAGCCTTCTTGTCTTCGATGGCGACGACAAGCTCTTGCTCGCGGCCGCTATCCAGAAAGAGATGCCCTTCAAGGTCGGCAGGCTTGAGCTTGTAATGTATGCACGCCGCCATGATGCGACGCTCCATTTCGTCGCGCGGATCTTCGGCGTTGAATATCCATGTGCGCAAACGCTTCGGCGGCTTGGTACCGAGCAGCGCCCTGCCCGATACCATCGCCATTGCTTCCGCTATGCTGGCAGACGTCTTGCCCAGACCGCCTGGCGACACCGTGACGGACACGTACTTGCGGATGAAGTGCGATCCGTAAGCGAACTCGCGGCGTGGCAGGGTCTTGGGGTCGATCCACTTGAACGCCGTTGCCGTGATTGGTGATTGCGTTTCTGGCGCGTTGTCGTTTGCGGGTTCCCCTGCGCCAGGGTGGCCGGCAAACTCCTGTTCGCGTTCCTCATCTTCCCGATCGGTAACATTAGCTTGGTTCTGCGGCACATCTTCCCGTACGGTAAGGTCGTCGTCTACGGCAGCAGACTGCTCACGCAACCTGCCTTTCTCAAGCCCACGCTGGATCATGCGCGTGATGTCCACCAAACGCGTGTTGTCGTGAGCCGGGAAGTCAGGTTCCGGAATGTGGCGTGGGTTTTGAATGCCAGCCTTCAGGCCATTCTCGATGGTCTTGCAGCAACGTGACCAGTCCCTTCCCCATCCACGTGCGACGTCTTGGAGCAATGCGCGCGCCTCTGCCTCGCTGAGCGCACCAGCGCCGACGATAGTGCCGATCGAGAATGCTGCGTCGTTGAGCGCGTTGTTGCGCGTGCCCATGGGAGCCCCAGCAAGGTCCGCCAGTTCTCGGTCCACGGCTGCATCCACGTAAGCGTTGTTCGTGGCCGCCGACAGACTGTACTGCGTATGGGCTGGCGCGGACTTCGGCAGCAGAAGGTCGAGCAGCCAAGCCGGCGCATCCGCAATCTCGCGCGTTTCCGTTTCCCACTTGTAGGAGCGCCCATTGGCCATCGTGCTGCCAGCGGCCAGGACGTAGCCGCCCTCGGACCGGATATCCACACCAGCACCAAGAGCGCCGCGGTTGCGCGTGCCCACGACGTACTTGAAGTAGATGTGCAGCCCGCCGTTCGGGCTCGTCACGCGCGCCGTGTCGGGCAACGGGCCGTGCTCGGCCTCCATCTCAGCCAGCCAGTCGAAGCCATTAGCGCCGCCCGGCTTGTTGTCGATGTCCAGCGCAAAGAAGCCCGTCTTTTCACCTGTTGGCAGACCAACGGCGGCGTCCGGCCAGTCCGACCACCATCTCTCGATTATGCGCGGAAAGCGCGTTGCGCCTTTGAATCCGTTCGGGGTTAAAGGTGTCTTTTCG
Coding sequences within it:
- a CDS encoding terminase small subunit is translated as MSEKKSRVDSVAEAVRIASAAAEEIEFPENVPLDDGDVPFFKNVIAEYARAEWSAHQLEIAAMLARTMADLVREQDLLRTEGSVAYSEKGTPLANPRKAIVQMHASSILSFRRSLALHARAVQGEARDAAKRREAAKDIEAGASVDDELLA
- a CDS encoding VRR-NUC domain-containing protein, with protein sequence MQQTTRINGKRVVIRTSSKGKVSVVDAPIKESEGQAAQVRALRSLPEYGRQFLLAGDMNSAKRGPRAQADAIATGMTPGEADLRIYLKGGVLRMIENKVGKGRLSPAQVDRHASLARLGHPVEVVRFTSTAEAASKAVTLVKGWLADNDNTKQQ
- a CDS encoding terminase large subunit, which translates into the protein MIGQDLSWPQNVLDAIKCGPVPRRRDWRNLPVNELTRGEKVCRFAEMLAVPEGKLVGKQIVLLPFQECFILACYDNPAGTGRAYLSIARKNGKTGLIACLTLAHIIGPEASLNSRIMSGARSREQAAEVYNYSSKMLMLSPKLKGLYRIIPSGKTIVGLKKNVTYKASSAEAKSAHGGSPRVAVLDELGQIRGPTDDFVEAIVTSMGAHGDEAIIFGISTQAATDNDLFSRWLDDAEASKTPRTVSHVYSAPVDCDVMDEDCWAAANPALNVFKSVSSVRDDADRASRMPTEEASFRWLHLNSRIDANAPFVSPAIWRACNARVVDFDGLPVFGGLDLSEVSDLTALVLMAPKEQEGKTIWHVRPTFWLPGDGIRAKAKADRVPYDTWHDAGHLEAAPGRTVDYEFVANHLRDQFEDMDIRKIAFDRWNFRHLKPWLQKAGFTDDQLEGEDAVFQPFGQGFQSMSPALRELEGVILNGNLAHGDHPVLTMCMMNATVKADPAGNRKLVKHNRERRIDGAVALAMATAMAGTYEGGESGNIDDFVNNIISVTW
- a CDS encoding HNH endonuclease, whose translation is MNYATMPWHAVRPMVQEAVLRKTGGLCYYCGVNFGEKYHIDHAIPSSRGGSNRLENLVPSCAQCNSEKSDKTIDEWRYQKTIMRLTAQGVAPHFTVKQISWLIHHNFNIFDGVDLHEFWYETEAANDNQQYNQEAS
- a CDS encoding HNH endonuclease; amino-acid sequence: MPNPYGRSAEAALYRRLYKKARWARLREAHLAAEPLCRFCLAIEDVTEATVCDHIKPHKGDEALFYDPGNLQSLCAPCHDTFKARIERGQQAVVIGVDGYPVDVGG
- a CDS encoding AAA family ATPase; this translates as MTQTPLELAQHYVAQGLPVFPCRSHAEEHVDQATGEIVTLGEKTPLTPNGFKGATRFPRIIERWWSDWPDAAVGLPTGEKTGFFALDIDNKPGGANGFDWLAEMEAEHGPLPDTARVTSPNGGLHIYFKYVVGTRNRGALGAGVDIRSEGGYVLAAGSTMANGRSYKWETETREIADAPAWLLDLLLPKSAPAHTQYSLSAATNNAYVDAAVDRELADLAGAPMGTRNNALNDAAFSIGTIVGAGALSEAEARALLQDVARGWGRDWSRCCKTIENGLKAGIQNPRHIPEPDFPAHDNTRLVDITRMIQRGLEKGRLREQSAAVDDDLTVREDVPQNQANVTDREDEEREQEFAGHPGAGEPANDNAPETQSPITATAFKWIDPKTLPRREFAYGSHFIRKYVSVTVSPGGLGKTSASIAEAMAMVSGRALLGTKPPKRLRTWIFNAEDPRDEMERRIMAACIHYKLKPADLEGHLFLDSGREQELVVAIEDKKAGVRIQQPIVEAVVEQIERNGIDVMIVDPFVSTHGVNENDNGAIDKVAKLWAQIADYTNCSIDIVHHLRKVADREATVEDARGAVSLIGAARSVRVLNRMSADQAKDAGISEGDRFGYFYTTYGKSNLTPLSHKAEWRHLVSTPLGNGTGLAQPQDFAPVVTEWQWPSAEDVAGDLTGDQRASILAAVSASDYKKSPKAKNWVGGAVAYAVGLDLDDSVQRKRAASLVTALMREGALVEREERDPVRRELAVFVRAA